A stretch of DNA from Brachyspira pilosicoli:
AAAATAACATATTCTAATAATGGAATGAATTTCAAAATAACAAAAAACAAAGAATTATCACAAAATGACTCTACTAAAGAAAAGTCATCAGGTCCTGTGATTGCTGTAGTAGATAAAAAAGCTATGGGACATGGAAACGATGAACTTGGAGAATTATTATTAAAAGCATTTTTAGGAGCTTTAAAAGATGCTAGTCCAAAACCTGAAGCTTTATATTGCTATAATGGAGGAGTTTATTTAGGAATTGATGAGCCTTATAAAAGTTTATTGCAAGAGCTTAGAGATGCGGGAATAAAAATATTTTTCTGCGGAACTTGTGTTAAATTTTATGAATTGGAAGGAATAAAAGTAGAAGAGCAAACTAATATGCTTGGTATAATAGAGGCTATGGCCAATGCTTCTGCTGTAATAAGAGCATAATTTTTTATGGAGAAATACTATTATTTTGATAACTCAACAACGAGTTTTCCTAAACCTAAAGAAGTCGCTCAAGACATGAGTAATTTTTTACTTAATATCGGAGGCACTTATGGAAGGGTAAATACCAAAAGGGGCAAATACACCACAGAAAAGATAGAAGAGTGCCGAGAGCTTTTAGCTAATAAATTTATAGGCACAAAAAATGACTCTAATATTGTGTTTACTTCTGGAGCAACAAGGGCTGTTAATGATATATTAATAGGTTTAGATTTGCATGACACAAAAGTTTTAATTTCATCATTAGAGCATAATGCAGTACTAAGACCTATTTATCATTTACATAAAAACAAAAATGTTGAATATCAATTAATTCCTTCAAAAGATAACGGAAAAATTGATATCGGAGCTTTATCAAAAATAATAGAAAAAGAAAAAATATCGCTTGCTATAGTTAATATGGAAAGCAATATTAGCGGAGTTATACAGCCAATAAAAGAGATAAAAGAAATTCTCAAAGATATTCCCCTACTCGTTGATGCCACTCAGTATATAGGTGTTGGCGATATATTTGCTGACGATTGGAATATAGACTATTTAGCATTTACTGGTCATAAGGGCTTA
This window harbors:
- a CDS encoding aminotransferase class V-fold PLP-dependent enzyme; this encodes MEKYYYFDNSTTSFPKPKEVAQDMSNFLLNIGGTYGRVNTKRGKYTTEKIEECRELLANKFIGTKNDSNIVFTSGATRAVNDILIGLDLHDTKVLISSLEHNAVLRPIYHLHKNKNVEYQLIPSKDNGKIDIGALSKIIEKEKISLAIVNMESNISGVIQPIKEIKEILKDIPLLVDATQYIGVGDIFADDWNIDYLAFTGHKGLLGPTGTGGFYVKDPSKLKASYFGGGYGDGFETPYSVPEIYEAGTPNTVGIIGLLAALKNRPVWNITINDMIDTIKKIESSNKYKVIWSRDKSSQGFLFSIECDSNMAEIAHRLYDDYNIECRYGFHCAILAHNFYNNNNGAIRFSFSPYTTKEDLEYLADVLINKL
- the yedF gene encoding sulfurtransferase-like selenium metabolism protein YedF; protein product: MKTVDARGVPCPKPLILTKTALMNASLNEEIEVLIDDEVAFHNITDFLNNNKITYSNNGMNFKITKNKELSQNDSTKEKSSGPVIAVVDKKAMGHGNDELGELLLKAFLGALKDASPKPEALYCYNGGVYLGIDEPYKSLLQELRDAGIKIFFCGTCVKFYELEGIKVEEQTNMLGIIEAMANASAVIRA